In Streptomyces sp. SN-593, a single genomic region encodes these proteins:
- a CDS encoding helix-turn-helix transcriptional regulator: MLITSPMVIGRGAELAVLDEGLAAARDGDGRAVFLLGEAGIGKSRLAAECAFRAFTRGLAVLRGRSGATGGAAATPFRPIAEALLSFVRLGGLPEPEELAPYRSALGGLLPEWRAAGHAGVPASPVETAEAMLRLLVTIGRDLTQHRQPGCLLVLEDLHDADTETLALIEYLCDNLRGQPIFLLATLRPEPGPAEQLARQAAQRRSAILSEPRPLGGEEVRAMAEAALAATGSPPHDTAAVLPQEVVDRLTRDADGNPFVVEELLSGMITADVLRRGPGGAWHVCGDLDIDVPRTVVHSVSQRSARLSPDGRALLDSAAVLGRRFSLAVLQAVSGLPDRDLLVHLRAGMDAHLISPSRPVGDWYEFRHALTAEALVAALVPAERAAIAARGADAIERAHPGLPGEWCVLVASLRETAGDARAAALRFAEAGRSAQAGGAVNSAVSLLERALDLLPGPDRAAERAPLVEQLVFTLAENGQLDRACALADELPDAGPGALDAVRAATLQARIAWAAVTAARFEDAAERVRRVRQLLRLVPDGDGPAAGAALGPAVKMVEAHLILSGVREHAGDRTHEAERLARQAADGAERAGLPEIGCQAWQLLAVLARRHGFEQSDSYLEKCLVLANEHRLTAWQLDTLMWLGVNDFMCTGSSARLERAHRAALGHGALALMYRAEATMAMQQVLRGDYTGARELADRCAEGTARLRDADNHQFVLLTRVALAAHQGRRRQMEQELAEFRRWGGEQSLQSPQAFGSRAICALLEEDHDRALRELDEAFAWEQGNPSVHYLNGRYGLRPLLRALTGQADPDEHAAIAADPNAALPWNRQFERLAFAVHEGRAGRGARAEAAVAQAREAGEPFLMARRLGQRLVAPVALADGWGDPVGWLRDAEEYFHGAGVPAVANSCRDLLRRAGATVRQRRHGTPGVPAPLRSQGLTAREYEVFVLLAPRLGNQEIAERLYISPRTVEKHVANLIAKTGSPHRSALCDYATDLLAQLD; this comes from the coding sequence GTGCTCATCACATCACCAATGGTGATCGGGCGCGGCGCCGAACTCGCCGTGCTCGACGAGGGTCTCGCCGCCGCTCGTGACGGGGACGGCCGGGCGGTGTTCCTGCTCGGCGAGGCCGGGATCGGCAAGTCGCGACTGGCCGCGGAGTGCGCGTTCCGCGCGTTCACCCGCGGCCTCGCGGTGCTGCGCGGGCGGTCCGGCGCCACCGGCGGCGCGGCCGCCACCCCGTTCCGTCCGATCGCCGAGGCCCTGCTGTCGTTCGTCCGCCTCGGCGGCCTCCCCGAGCCGGAGGAACTCGCCCCGTACCGGTCGGCGTTGGGCGGGCTGCTGCCCGAGTGGCGCGCCGCCGGCCATGCGGGCGTGCCGGCCTCGCCGGTGGAGACCGCCGAGGCGATGCTGCGGCTGCTGGTCACCATCGGACGGGACCTGACGCAGCACCGGCAGCCCGGCTGCCTGCTGGTCCTGGAGGACCTGCACGACGCCGACACCGAGACGCTGGCCCTGATCGAGTACCTGTGCGACAACCTCCGGGGGCAGCCGATCTTCCTGCTGGCCACCCTCCGCCCGGAGCCGGGGCCGGCCGAGCAGTTGGCCCGGCAGGCCGCCCAGCGCCGGTCCGCGATCCTCAGCGAACCGCGCCCGCTGGGCGGCGAGGAGGTGCGGGCGATGGCCGAGGCCGCGCTGGCGGCCACCGGATCGCCTCCCCACGACACGGCGGCCGTGCTGCCCCAGGAGGTGGTCGACCGGCTGACCAGGGACGCCGACGGCAACCCGTTCGTCGTCGAGGAGCTGCTGAGCGGCATGATCACCGCGGACGTGCTGCGCCGCGGACCGGGCGGCGCCTGGCACGTCTGCGGCGATCTGGACATCGATGTCCCCCGCACCGTGGTGCACAGCGTCTCCCAGCGCTCCGCCCGGCTCAGCCCGGACGGCCGGGCCCTGCTCGACAGCGCCGCGGTCCTCGGCCGCCGCTTCTCGCTGGCCGTCCTCCAGGCGGTCAGCGGGCTGCCGGACCGCGACCTGCTGGTCCACCTGCGGGCCGGCATGGACGCCCACCTCATCTCCCCCAGCCGTCCGGTGGGCGACTGGTACGAGTTCCGGCACGCGCTGACCGCCGAGGCCCTGGTCGCCGCGCTCGTGCCCGCCGAGCGCGCCGCGATAGCCGCCCGGGGCGCCGACGCGATCGAGCGGGCGCACCCGGGGCTGCCGGGCGAGTGGTGCGTCCTGGTCGCCTCCCTGCGGGAGACGGCCGGAGACGCCCGGGCCGCCGCGCTGCGCTTCGCCGAGGCCGGCCGGTCCGCGCAGGCCGGCGGCGCCGTCAACTCCGCCGTGTCCCTGCTCGAACGCGCCCTCGACCTGCTGCCCGGCCCGGACCGGGCCGCCGAACGGGCGCCGTTGGTGGAGCAGTTGGTGTTCACGCTGGCGGAGAACGGCCAGCTCGACCGGGCCTGCGCGCTGGCCGACGAGCTGCCGGACGCCGGTCCGGGCGCGCTGGACGCGGTCCGGGCGGCCACCCTCCAGGCCCGCATCGCGTGGGCGGCCGTGACGGCCGCGCGGTTCGAGGACGCCGCCGAGCGGGTCCGCCGGGTCCGCCAGTTGCTGCGGCTGGTACCCGACGGCGACGGGCCGGCGGCCGGAGCGGCGCTGGGGCCGGCGGTCAAGATGGTCGAGGCCCACCTGATCCTCTCCGGGGTGCGGGAGCACGCCGGTGACCGCACCCATGAGGCGGAGCGGCTGGCCCGGCAGGCCGCGGACGGCGCCGAGCGCGCGGGACTCCCGGAGATCGGCTGCCAGGCGTGGCAGTTGCTCGCGGTGCTCGCGCGCCGGCACGGCTTCGAGCAGTCCGACTCCTACCTGGAGAAGTGCCTCGTGCTCGCCAACGAGCACCGGTTGACCGCGTGGCAGCTCGACACCCTGATGTGGCTGGGCGTCAACGACTTCATGTGCACCGGCTCCTCCGCCCGGCTGGAGCGGGCCCACCGCGCCGCCCTCGGCCACGGCGCGCTGGCCCTGATGTACCGGGCCGAGGCGACCATGGCCATGCAGCAGGTGCTGCGCGGCGACTACACCGGGGCCCGGGAGCTGGCGGACCGCTGCGCCGAGGGCACCGCCCGGCTCAGGGACGCCGACAACCACCAGTTCGTGCTGCTCACCCGGGTGGCGCTGGCCGCCCACCAGGGGAGGCGCCGGCAGATGGAGCAGGAACTGGCCGAGTTCCGCCGCTGGGGCGGTGAGCAGTCGCTCCAGTCGCCGCAGGCGTTCGGCAGCCGCGCCATCTGCGCGCTGCTGGAGGAGGACCACGACCGGGCGCTGCGCGAACTCGACGAGGCGTTCGCCTGGGAGCAGGGGAACCCTTCCGTCCACTACCTCAACGGCCGCTACGGACTGCGCCCGCTGCTGCGCGCGCTGACCGGGCAGGCGGATCCCGACGAGCACGCGGCGATCGCGGCCGACCCCAACGCGGCGCTGCCGTGGAACCGGCAGTTCGAGCGGCTCGCCTTCGCGGTGCACGAGGGCCGGGCCGGCCGTGGGGCGCGGGCGGAGGCCGCGGTGGCGCAGGCGCGGGAGGCGGGCGAGCCGTTCCTGATGGCCCGCCGGCTCGGCCAGCGGCTGGTGGCGCCGGTGGCACTGGCCGACGGCTGGGGCGATCCGGTGGGCTGGCTGCGCGACGCCGAGGAGTACTTCCACGGCGCGGGCGTGCCGGCCGTGGCCAACAGTTGCCGCGACCTGCTGCGCCGGGCGGGTGCGACGGTCCGGCAGCGGCGCCACGGCACCCCGGGCGTCCCGGCCCCGCTGCGCAGCCAGGGCCTGACCGCGCGCGAGTACGAGGTGTTCGTGCTCCTCGCGCCGCGCCTGGGCAACCAGGAGATCGCCGAGCGGCTGTACATCTCGCCGCGGACGGTGGAGAAGCACGTCGCCAACCTCATCGCGAAGACCGGGAGCCCCCACCGTTCGGCCCTGTGCGACTACGCCACCGATCTGCTCGCGCAGCTCGACTGA